One window of the Dermacentor andersoni chromosome 10, qqDerAnde1_hic_scaffold, whole genome shotgun sequence genome contains the following:
- the LOC129388094 gene encoding uncharacterized protein yields MHLRSRKVNKGAVENHTRQTTCTMPDKKGQAAPGQDMSSIIAQLTALLEHQTNQAASFRFQLAVPTYEGHTDKKSVADFLLEMQDYRDAQAITDDVLLQRVLPVALTGSAARWRRRQSFQSWTHFEQLLRAEFLPPDYVVRMKDELRARSQAEEESLQEYIRSFQELYERADPSAPETERVTRAIRQSHPRFQAYLRGRTFSSLDDLSKAASDIQAAMLAELTYQPPPPPQAALEPSCAWHGSQIASPGNMVPPPRALDPFIHRTFATQVPLRPPVREPATTLPGTRGRSRPVAAAAQSGAEDTRRSIPVCFQCGGRGHYKSQCPSPPGILQQGNDEGRRW; encoded by the coding sequence ATGCACCTACGTTCGCGTAAAGTCAACAAGGGCGCGGTTGAAAATCATACTCGCCAAACCACTTGTACGATGCCTGATAAAAAGGGCCAAGCCGCGCCCGGACAAGATATGTCCAGCATTATTGCCCAGCTGACCGCGCTGCTCGAGCATCAGACAAACCAGGCAGCCAGCTTCCGTTTTCAGCTCGCTGTGCCTACATATGAAGGCCACACAGATAAGAAATCGGTGGCGGACTTCCTTCTGGAAATGCAAGATTACCGCGACGCGCAAGCCATTACGGATGACGTTCTTCTTCAGCGCGTTTTGCCCGTTGCCCTGACTGGGTCCGCCGCCCGCTGGCGTCGTCGCCAGTCATTCCAAAGTTGGACGCACTTTGAGCAGCTACTGCGAGCAGAATTCCTCCCCCCAGACTACGTCGTCCGCATGAAAGACGAGCTTCGCGCCCGTAGTCAGGCGGAGGAGGAAAGCCTCCAAGAATACATACGGTCCTTTCAGGAGCTTTACGAGCGCGCAGATCCTTCAGCACCAGAAACGGAAAGAGTCACCCGGGCAATCCGGCAATCTCACCCACGCTTTCAGGCTTATCTAAGGGGCCGTACTTTCTCTTCGCTTGACGATCTCTCTAAAGCGGCGTCCGATATTCAGGCGGCGATGTTGGCAGAGCTCACTTACCAGCCTCCACCCCCGCCTCAAGCCGCCCTCGAGCCGTCTTGCGCGTGGCACGGTTCTCAGATTGCAAGCCCGGGGAATATGGTACCGCCCCCAAGGGCGCTAGACCCATTCATTCACCGCACCTTTGCCACCCAGGTACCTTTACGGCCTCCGGTCCGCGAACCCGCAACAACGTTGCCAGGCACTCGGGGCCGCAGCAGGCCTGTAGCGGCTGCCGCCCAATCAGGCGCAGAAGATACACGCAGGAGCATTCCAGTCTGCTTCCAGTGCGGAGGACGAGGCCACTACAAGAGCCAGTGCCCGAGCCCCCCGGGCATCCTCCAGCAGGGAAACGACGAGGGCCGGCGGTGGTGA